The DNA segment AGCCTACGAAGTCTGGATCTCCGAGATCATGCTCCAACAAACCCGCGTTGCGACGGTAATAGCATACTGGAACAAGTGGATGACAAAGTGGCCCACGATCGAAGACCTAGCACAGGCaacagaggaagaggtggtcAATATGTGGACTGGGCTGGGGTATTACTctcgggcgaggaggataCACGCCGGGGCACAAAAGGTTGTCACCGAGATGCAGGGGCTGCTGCCGGATACGGTGGAGGGGCTTATGAAGCATGTTCCCGGAGTGGGGAGGTATACTGCTGGGGCGATATCGGCTATTGTGTTTGGCGAGGCGGAACCGATGGTCGATGGGAATGTTATGAGGGTGTTGTCGAGGCAGATGGGACTGATGGGGGATGTGAAAGGGGACAAGAGGGTGGTAGACGTGCtttgggaggcggcggataggttggtgaaggttgttgctgaggctgatggggaagagggcgagaagCCGGGGCTATGGGGACAGGCGTTGATGGAGCTGGGGAGCACGATCTGTACACCAAAGCCTCAATGTGGAAAATGCCCGGTGACGGAAAGCTGTATGGCTTACGCCGAGGGTTTGGCTCTGGCCTCAGGCCTCAAGCAGGCCGTTCCCGATATTGAGGATGGCATTGCTTGTGTGCTTTGTGAACTTGTGGAGGAAGATGCCATGGAAGCGAGCTCGCAGGCTACGGAAAAGAAGGGTAGGCAGCAAACCTCCAAGCTCTTCGACGCGTTCCAAGCAAGTTCCATGAAGGAAAAGGATGTTGCTAGCAGAACGCCCTCGTCCCAAGAGTTGAATACCATCATCTCTCATGCCCAGAGGTTTCCCCTGAAGAAACCCAAGAAGCAGGTcagagaggaagaagctctTGTTTGCGCCATTCGTCGCGTATCGGACGGACAGTACCTCATCAGTCGCCGGCCAGACAAGGGGCTGTTGGCTGGATTGTGGGAGTTTCCCAGCTACATTTTGCCCGCCTCCAATGACAGCACTACCAAAAGCCGGAAAAAGCAGGCATTGGACTACGCGTCTGGTCTGGTCGAATCAACAGACGGATACCGTGGAGAACTAGGCACTGTCCCTTGGTTATTTTCACATCTGAGGCTCGCCATGCACGTTCAGCTGTTTGAACTGGACGATTCAGACAGAAGCCCCCGAACACTGCCCCTGGAATCGAACTATCGATGGGTGTCCAGCGACGAGATTGAATCAGAGTCCATGGGGACTGGTATGAAAAAGTGCTGGTCCTTGATCAAGGCAACCAGAGAGTAGGATCAGCTATGCTGTGGCGATGTGAGGCTTCCCCTGTTCGCACTTGTGCTGCGCTCCCTGGAAGCGCCTAATTGCTGCCCAACCCCGGCGATGTTTGGTGGGATCCACACGACACATCGGTGGTGCCTAGCAACGCCGCTGGAGAAATGTTCAGCTACAAAACCACACCACGGAAATAAGCCCTCAGCCGGCACCATCGAGTCTCCTGCAACATCAAGACACTTGAGTTGAGACTTTGGAGTAAAAAAATGGACCAAACCAAAGACCGACGACGCCTCAAGCTGGAGCCGTCGAAGCTCGGACCCAGCGCCAACAATGATGCGAGCCCCCCAAAGACGCCGGACACAGAAGAAAACAAGCCCAAAGAGACCCCGGTATCCGTATCCCAGCCTGATCTAAGCACACAACACGAAACAGTGGAAAGCGAGGAGTTCAAGCGCCCCAATCTTGGACTTGGACCTTCCCACGAAGCCCAGGTTGAGGAACGTAGTCTTGAGCGAGAAGCGCAGGAGAAGCAGAGGGATCAACCAGATGACGACAACGAATGCAAAGAAAACCCCATGTCGGATGAAAACCGGGAGTTGATTGATGTGTGGATGCAAACCGAAGATGAAGCGAga comes from the Podospora pseudocomata strain CBS 415.72m chromosome 5, whole genome shotgun sequence genome and includes:
- a CDS encoding hypothetical protein (EggNog:ENOG503NX1P; COG:L); the protein is MAHRKSARIAAQEPKPPNPYGPHNGDSDDAAGLMSASQSSSPDSASSASDPDPEPRPAKRRKVTKHTPNTTTRSPTKYSKSNSLLLVQSIFTSAPHDGRALPLRLHPPSYHQPLLLSSPSAQASLLKWFQKEQTARLMPWRKPFLTNPSRADLSRRAYEVWISEIMLQQTRVATVIAYWNKWMTKWPTIEDLAQATEEEVVNMWTGLGYYSRARRIHAGAQKVVTEMQGLLPDTVEGLMKHVPGVGRYTAGAISAIVFGEAEPMVDGNVMRVLSRQMGLMGDVKGDKRVVDVLWEAADRLVKVVAEADGEEGEKPGLWGQALMELGSTICTPKPQCGKCPVTESCMAYAEGLALASGLKQAVPDIEDGIACVLCELVEEDAMEASSQATEKKGRQQTSKLFDAFQASSMKEKDVASRTPSSQELNTIISHAQRFPLKKPKKQVREEEALVCAIRRVSDGQYLISRRPDKGLLAGLWEFPSYILPASNDSTTKSRKKQALDYASGLVESTDGYRGELGTVPWLFSHLRLAMHVQLFELDDSDRSPRTLPLESNYRWVSSDEIESESMGTGMKKCWSLIKATRE